A genomic region of Zalophus californianus isolate mZalCal1 chromosome 11, mZalCal1.pri.v2, whole genome shotgun sequence contains the following coding sequences:
- the TPH1 gene encoding tryptophan 5-hydroxylase 1, whose protein sequence is MIEDNKENKDHSLERGRATLIFSLKNEVGGLIKALKIFQEKHVNLLHIESRKSKRRNSEFEIFVDCDINREQLNDIFHLLKSHTNVLSVNPPDNFTVKEDGMETVPWFPKKISDLDHCANRVLMYGSELDADHPGFKDNVYRKRRKYFADLAMNYKHGDPIPKVEFTEEEIKTWGTVFQELNKLYPTHACREYLKNLPLLSKYCGYREDNIPQLEDVSNFLKERTGFSIRPVAGYLSPRDFLSGLAFRVFHCTQYVRHSSDPLYTPEPDTCHELLGHVPLLAEPSFAQFSQEIGLASLGASEEAVQKLATCYFFTVEFGLCKQDGQLRVFGAGLLSSISELKHSLSGHAKVKPFDPKITCKQECLITTFQDVYFVSESFEDAKEKMREFTKTIKRPFGVKYNPYTRSIQILKDTKSITSAMNELQHDLDVVSDALAKVSRQPSI, encoded by the exons ATGATTGAagacaataaggaaaataaagaccaTTCCTTAGAAAGAGGAAGAGCAActctcattttttccttgaaGAATGAAGTTGGTGGACTTATAAAAGCACTGAAAATCTTCCAG GAGAAGCATGTGAACCTGTTACATATTGAGTCCCgaaaatcaaagagaagaaactcagaatttgagatttttgttgactgtgATATCAACAGAGAACAGTTGAATGACATTTTTCATCTGTTGAAGTCCCATACTAACGTTCTCTCTGTGAATCCACCAGACAATTTTACTGTGAAGGAAGATG GTATGGAAACTGTTCCTTGGTTTCCAAAGAAGATTTCTGACCTGGACCATTGTGCCAACAGAGTTCTGATGTATGGTTCTGAACTGGATGCAGATCatcct GGCTTCAAAGACAATGTCTACCGTAAAAGACGGAAGTATTTTGCAGACTTGGCTATGAACTATAAACA TGGAGACCCCATTCCCAAGGTTGAATTCACTGAAGAGGAGATTAAGACCTGGGGAACTGTGTTCCAAGAGCTCAACAAACTTTACCCAACCCATGCCTGCAGAGAGTATCTCAAAAACTTACCTTTGCTTTCTAAATATTGTGGATACCGGGAAGATAATATCCCACAATTGGAAGATGtctcaaactttttaaaag AGCGCACGGGTTTTTCCATCCGTCCCGTGGCCGGTTACTTATCACCAAGAGATTTCTTATCAGGTTTAGCCTTCCGGGTTTTCCACTGCACACAGTACGTGAGACACAGTTCAGACCCTCTCTATACCCCAGAGCC AGATACTTGCCATGAACTCTTAGGTCATGTCCCCCTTTTGGCTGAACCTAGTTTTGCGCAATTCTCCCAAGAAATTGGCCTGGCTTCCCTTGGAGCTTCAGAGGAGGCTGTTCAAAAACTGGCAACG TGCTACTTTTTCACTGTGGAGTTTGGTCTCTGTAAACAAGACGGGCAGTTGCGAGTCTTTGGTGCTGGATTACTTTCTTCTATCAGTGAACTTAAG CATTCACTTTCTGGACATGCTAAAGTAAAGCCCTTTGATCCCAAGATTACCTGCAAACAGGAGTGTCTCATCACAACTTTTCAGGATGTCTACTTTGTATCTGAAAGCTTTGAAGATGCAAAGGAGAAGATGAG AGAATTTACCAAAACAATTAAGCGTCCATTTGGAGTGAAGTATAATCCATACACACGGAGTATTCAGATCTTGAAAGACACCAAGAGCATAACCAGCGCCATGAATGAGCTGCAGCATGATCTCGATGTCGTCAGTGATGCCCTTGCGAAGGTCAGCAGACAGCCAAGCATCTGA